A single window of Triplophysa rosa linkage group LG20, Trosa_1v2, whole genome shotgun sequence DNA harbors:
- the LOC130571248 gene encoding uncharacterized protein LOC130571248 isoform X2, with the protein MSASRCRKRIRLMGVLLSQKTRLEKNPHLVMLNSCRFGQLNKNPSWIELNNTKREINNVMRCYFQAPPFQGQPPTSNPFLQPQQQYMGPFYNRPMYHSHSSPDGSGSCRSDHSLHDLG; encoded by the exons ATGTCGGCTTCCAGGTGCCGGAAGAGGATTCGCTTGATGGGAGTGCTTCTGTCACAGAAGACGCGTCTG gaaaaaaaTCCTCATCTGGTTATGCTAAACTCATGCAGGTTTGGTCAGCTGAACAAAAATCCTTCTTGGATAGAATTGAACAACACCAAGAGAGAAATCAACAACGTGATGAGATGTTACTTTCAAG CTCCTCCTTTCCAGGGACAGCCTCCAACCTCAAACCCTTTTCTGCAGCCTCAACAGCAATACATGGGTCCGTTTTACAATAGGCCAATGTACCACTCCCATAGTAGCCCAGATGGCAGCGGAAGCTGTAGATCTGACCATAGCCTACACGACCTGGGTTAG
- the LOC130571248 gene encoding uncharacterized protein LOC130571248 isoform X1, whose protein sequence is MMYNAPVIKVEMACWKQNWSATETTLLHFVKEQKIVERLDGCKSRNNELFKQVFEKLQEAGINRSVEQIKNRWKALKSGYYKAKSHNNKIGESPANFLFYNIMDEIMGERPLVTVAAHAVDVGFQVPEEDSLDGSASVTEDASGKKSSSGYAKLMQVWSAEQKSFLDRIEQHQERNQQRDEMLLSRCVEESTRSTEYLLGKIFDGLRSIFSQPYQAAPPFQGQPPTSNPFLQPQQQYMGPFYNRPMYHSHSSPDGSGSCRSDHSLHDLG, encoded by the exons ATGATGTATAACGCACCTGTTATCAAAGTAGAGATGGCGTGTTGGAAACAAAATTGGTCTGCAACAGAAACCACTTTGTTGCACTTTgtaaaagaacagaaaatagtTGAAAGATTAGACGGTTGCAAGTCAAGGAATAACGAACTGTTCAAGCAGGTGTTCGAAAAACTGCAAGAAGCCGGGATAAACAGGTCAGTTGAGCAAATAAAAAACCGCTGGAAAGCCCTGAAGAGTGGATACTACAAAGCGAAATCCCATAACAACAAAATTGGAGAATCCCCGGCTAATTTTCTCTTCTACAATATTATGGACGAGATAATGGGAGAAAGACCACTGGTAACTGTCGCTGCTCATGCCGTAGATGTCGGCTTCCAGGTGCCGGAAGAGGATTCGCTTGATGGGAGTGCTTCTGTCACAGAAGACGCGTCTG gaaaaaaaTCCTCATCTGGTTATGCTAAACTCATGCAGGTTTGGTCAGCTGAACAAAAATCCTTCTTGGATAGAATTGAACAACACCAAGAGAGAAATCAACAACGTGATGAGATGTTACTTTCAAGGTGTGTGGAAGAAAGCACTCGCTCAACTGAATATCTGTTAGGGAAGATATTTGATGGTCTCAGGAGTATTTTTTCTCAACCCTACCAAGCAGCTCCTCCTTTCCAGGGACAGCCTCCAACCTCAAACCCTTTTCTGCAGCCTCAACAGCAATACATGGGTCCGTTTTACAATAGGCCAATGTACCACTCCCATAGTAGCCCAGATGGCAGCGGAAGCTGTAGATCTGACCATAGCCTACACGACCTGGGTTAG